One segment of Polyodon spathula isolate WHYD16114869_AA chromosome 20, ASM1765450v1, whole genome shotgun sequence DNA contains the following:
- the LOC121295728 gene encoding uncharacterized protein C17orf67-like — MKKLVLFCLCLVLLTIFTDASPILEEKKAKQLLRSKRQDRPRKAGHPDEPMREYLLHQQRLEQRSEETFLEHWLNPHCFPHCNRNLVHPV; from the exons ATGaagaagctggtgctgttttgtctgtgtttggtCCTGCTGACCATCTTTACAG ATGCTTCGCCCATTCTGGaggaaaagaaagcaaaacagcTGCTTCGTAGCAAGCGCCAGGACCGACCCAGGAAAGCTGGCCACCCAGATGAACCAATGAGG GAGTACTTGCTGCACCAGCAGAGACTGGAGCAGAGATCCGAGGAGACGTTCCTGGAGCACTGGCTGAACCCCCACTGCTTCCCTCACTGTAACAGGAACCTGGTGCACCCTGTGTAG